Part of the Bdellovibrionales bacterium genome is shown below.
TAATTGGGATCGTCAATCGATTGAATGCGAGCTCGAAAGTCGGCAAAGGAATACCAGAGAATCCCAAAGATGATCAAAACTGCCGGGGTGAAGTATCGAATGAGGCGAATTTTAAAGACAGCGAAGATAACCATGGCGGCAAGGGTGATCGCAATCCAAGAGCCACGAGTAAAACTTAAAATGACGATGCTAAGGCTGGCGGCGCAGGCTGCGAAATTGAGAAGCCAAGCCTTACTATCTTCGGCATTGACCTTGTAAAGGAGCCGCGCCAGTGACCAGCAAAAATACATGCCGGCAACGGATGCTAACGTTAGAGTTAGACTAAAGAAACCGTTTGGTCGAAAGAGAGTGGAGCCTGGTCCGAGTTCGCGAAAAGTCACGTCGGGGCGGAAGAAGTCATGTCCATAGAAGAATTGATAGACGCTATAAAGTAATACAATAAGAATCGAGCCGTCCAACCAGGGGAAAACCTTTTTTAAATCTTCACCTCGAAAAAACTCCCGGAAGAGTTGGGTTAATAGAATAAGTTCAATCACCCAGCGAAACTTAAAGAAACTTTTTTGTGCGAATTGGAAAGGGACATCGTTGAGCCATAATCCGACGACGGCGGTCGCCCAAAGAGCAAGGGCTGGGTAAATTACAGCTTTAGGAGGAGCTTTAAAATTCTTTTCCTTAATTAGGACAAAAAGAGAAAATACACATAGAAGTCCAGAAAAGAGCTCCATCCCTGCTAAAGTGAAGTTTAACGTCGCGAGATACAGCGAAAAACAAATGAAATAAAATTTCCTGAGTTTTTTATTTTGCATTTCCAATTTAGCTCCCCACAGCATTCTTAAATGTTCAACCAGGGAAGTCCAAGAAAATAATTTTGACTAAAAAAACAGCACATCCA
Proteins encoded:
- a CDS encoding O-antigen ligase family protein, with protein sequence MQNKKLRKFYFICFSLYLATLNFTLAGMELFSGLLCVFSLFVLIKEKNFKAPPKAVIYPALALWATAVVGLWLNDVPFQFAQKSFFKFRWVIELILLTQLFREFFRGEDLKKVFPWLDGSILIVLLYSVYQFFYGHDFFRPDVTFRELGPGSTLFRPNGFFSLTLTLASVAGMYFCWSLARLLYKVNAEDSKAWLLNFAACAASLSIVILSFTRGSWIAITLAAMVIFAVFKIRLIRYFTPAVLIIFGILWYSFADFRARIQSIDDPNYINNVERVNLWKGNWEIVKDYPVFGIGYNENIRRIQPYFIEMGIPKAYISHAHNNFLDFWAGTGTLGLFFYCAFILAIFIYSVNFYRSYRKRTDADPVVLSIALAFIGIQFVLHIAGMTECTFKDKELNHQYILFSALVLAFSQRFRLKTQSS